The Aphis gossypii isolate Hap1 chromosome 3, ASM2018417v2, whole genome shotgun sequence genome includes a region encoding these proteins:
- the LOC114126382 gene encoding 60S ribosomal protein L27a gives MTTSKKKTRKLRGHVSHGHGRIGKHRKHPGGRGNAGGMHHHRINFDKYHPGYFGKLGMRNYHLRRNSKWCPAINLEQLYTLIPEETRQKYENDKEKAVVIDVVQKGYYKVLGKGNLPNQPLIVKAKFFSKVAEQKIKKVGGACVLQA, from the exons ATG acTACCAGTAAGAAGAAGACTAGGAAGTTACGAGGACATGTCAGTCATGGACACGGTCGTATTG gtaaacACAGGAAGCATCCTGGAGGTAGAGGTAATGCTGGTGGTATGCATCACCACAGAATAAACTTTGACAAATACCATCCTGGTTATTTTGGAAag ttgGGTATGCGTAATTACCATTTAAGAAGGAATTCAAAATGGTGTCCTGCTATTAACCTTGAACAACTATACACTCTAATCCCTGAAGAAACTagacaaaaatatgaaaatgacAAAGAAAAAGCAGTCGTCATTGATGTTGTAcaaaag GGTTATTACAAAGTATTGGGAAAAGGTAATCTTCCCAATCAGCCACTTATTGTAAAAGCCAAATTCTTTTCCAAGGTTGCTGAGCAAAAGATTAAGAAAGTTGGTGGTGCCTGTGTACTCCAAGCCTAA